One segment of Pyrococcus sp. ST04 DNA contains the following:
- a CDS encoding ORC1-type DNA replication protein, with product MNEGEQLHLDKLFERLLKARKIFKNKEVLRHSYTPRDLPHRHEQIETLAQILVPVLRGETPSNIFVYGKTGTGKTVTVKFVTEELKKISKKYNIPVDVIYINCEIVDTHYRVLANIVNHFKHETGIEVPLVGWPTDEVYAKLKQVIDMKERFVIIVLDEIDKLVKKSGDEVLYSLTRINTELKRAKVSVIGISNDLKFKEYLDPRVLSSLSEEEVVFPPYDATQLRDILTQRAEEAFYPGVLDESVIPLCAALAAREHGDARKALDLLRVAGEIAEREGASKVTEKHVWKAQEKIEQDMMEEVIKTLPLQSKVLLYAIVLLDENGELPANTGEVYSVYRELCEHLDLEPLTQRRISDLINELDMLGIINAKVVSKGRYGRTKEIRLNVTPYKIRNVFRYDYTIQPLLTISFESGQRRLI from the coding sequence ATGAACGAAGGTGAACAGTTACACCTGGATAAGCTCTTTGAAAGACTGCTCAAGGCAAGGAAGATATTCAAGAACAAAGAGGTACTTAGACATAGCTATACTCCAAGAGACCTACCTCACAGACATGAGCAGATAGAGACGCTAGCACAGATACTAGTTCCTGTTCTTAGGGGTGAGACTCCATCGAACATTTTCGTTTATGGGAAGACAGGGACTGGAAAGACCGTGACTGTAAAATTTGTGACTGAAGAGCTTAAGAAAATCTCCAAAAAATATAACATTCCAGTTGATGTCATATACATAAACTGCGAGATCGTTGATACTCACTACAGGGTTCTAGCTAACATTGTCAATCACTTCAAGCATGAGACTGGAATTGAGGTTCCTCTCGTGGGCTGGCCGACGGATGAAGTTTATGCGAAGCTTAAACAAGTGATAGACATGAAAGAGAGGTTCGTCATTATTGTTCTTGATGAGATTGACAAGCTTGTAAAGAAGAGTGGAGATGAAGTTCTGTACTCATTAACGAGAATAAACACCGAGTTGAAGAGAGCGAAGGTTAGCGTTATTGGAATATCTAATGACTTGAAGTTTAAGGAGTATCTTGATCCAAGAGTCCTCTCAAGCCTTAGTGAGGAAGAAGTAGTGTTCCCTCCATATGATGCGACTCAGCTTAGGGATATACTAACACAGAGAGCTGAGGAGGCGTTTTATCCTGGAGTTCTAGATGAGAGCGTGATTCCCCTGTGTGCAGCTCTTGCAGCTAGAGAACATGGAGATGCGAGGAAGGCTTTAGACTTGTTAAGAGTTGCTGGAGAAATTGCAGAAAGGGAAGGTGCTAGTAAAGTTACTGAGAAACATGTATGGAAGGCTCAAGAAAAGATAGAACAAGATATGATGGAAGAAGTTATAAAAACGCTTCCGCTTCAGTCAAAGGTTCTCTTATATGCTATAGTTCTTCTGGACGAAAATGGGGAGTTACCAGCGAATACAGGTGAGGTGTACTCTGTGTATAGAGAGCTCTGTGAACATCTTGACTTAGAACCCCTAACTCAAAGGAGAATTAGTGATCTTATAAATGAGCTTGATATGTTGGGCATCATAAATGCAAAGGTCGTTAGTAAGGGAAGGTATGGGAGGACAAAAGAGATAAGGCTAAATGTTACCCCATATAAAATTAGGAATGTATTCAGATATGACTATACAATCCAGCCCCTGCTTACGATATCTTTTGAAAGTGGTCAGCGGAGGTTGATTTAA
- a CDS encoding DNA-directed DNA polymerase II small subunit, producing the protein MDEFVRALIKNNYLITPSAYYLLAEHFRKQNFSLSELIKFAKTKGTFIIDDLVASEFLKLKELEVPVETKPSYISSGTPVEKSLVSLGEDNISEETSTSEMQSSISTGEPSIEMSEQPSSSVESKISEEIFQGESSISTGSEGVAEGEEAEIIETVEEVASVPSNGSEFESEEENGNGVAVVADKYGLPMVYEPEEIVEEKEYSLYEDFVIQPNPEFKFAKITPEYEIKFDIRNFKLKPPKPKNGSGKEGEIIVEAYTSLFRSRLRKLRRILRENPELNTVVDIGKLKYVKGDEEVTIIGLVNSKRETNKGLIFEIEDQTGVVKVFLPKDSEDYREAFKVLPDAVVAFKGFYSKKGLFFANRFYLPDVPLYRKQKPPLEEKVYAILISDIHVGSKEFCEKAFMKFLEWLNGYVESKEEEEIVSRVKYLIIAGDVVDGIGVYPGQYSDLIIPDIFDQYEALANLLANVPDHITMFIGPGNHDAARPAIPQPEFYEEYAKPIYKLKNAVIISNPAVIRLHGRDFLIAHGRGIEDVVANVPGLTHHKPGLPMIELLKMRHLAPTFGEKVPIAPDPEDLLVIEDVPDLVQMGHVHVYDAVTYRGVQLVNSATWQAQTEFQKMVNIVPTPAKVPVVDVESAKVVKVLDFSRWC; encoded by the coding sequence ATGGATGAGTTTGTGAGGGCTTTAATCAAAAATAACTACCTCATAACCCCTTCAGCTTATTATCTCCTTGCTGAGCACTTTAGAAAGCAGAATTTTTCTCTATCTGAGCTAATAAAATTTGCAAAGACTAAAGGGACTTTTATAATTGATGACCTAGTAGCTTCTGAGTTTCTTAAATTAAAAGAGCTTGAAGTTCCAGTGGAAACAAAACCCTCTTATATTTCCAGTGGAACTCCTGTTGAAAAAAGTTTAGTCTCTCTTGGAGAGGATAATATATCTGAAGAAACTAGTACTTCTGAAATGCAGAGTTCTATTTCCACTGGAGAACCCTCCATAGAAATGAGTGAACAGCCCTCTTCAAGCGTTGAATCAAAGATCTCTGAGGAGATATTCCAGGGGGAGAGTTCTATTTCCACTGGAAGTGAAGGGGTTGCAGAGGGAGAAGAAGCAGAAATTATAGAAACTGTTGAGGAAGTTGCAAGCGTTCCTTCCAATGGAAGTGAATTTGAGAGTGAGGAAGAAAATGGGAATGGTGTAGCTGTCGTAGCTGATAAATATGGATTGCCAATGGTATACGAGCCCGAGGAAATAGTCGAGGAGAAGGAGTACTCTCTCTATGAAGATTTTGTCATTCAACCGAATCCCGAATTCAAGTTTGCTAAAATAACCCCCGAGTACGAGATAAAGTTTGATATAAGAAACTTCAAACTTAAGCCTCCAAAACCAAAAAATGGGAGTGGGAAAGAGGGTGAAATCATCGTTGAGGCTTATACATCCCTATTCCGGAGCAGACTTAGAAAGCTAAGGAGAATCTTAAGAGAAAATCCTGAACTTAATACTGTTGTTGATATTGGGAAGCTTAAGTATGTTAAGGGGGATGAAGAAGTTACGATAATAGGACTTGTCAACAGTAAAAGAGAAACGAACAAAGGGCTAATATTTGAAATAGAAGACCAGACAGGTGTTGTTAAGGTGTTCCTTCCAAAGGATTCCGAAGACTACAGGGAAGCTTTCAAAGTTCTACCTGATGCCGTGGTTGCATTTAAAGGTTTCTATTCTAAGAAAGGTTTATTCTTTGCAAATAGATTCTATCTTCCGGATGTTCCACTGTATAGGAAGCAAAAGCCACCCTTGGAGGAAAAAGTATACGCTATCCTAATAAGTGATATTCACGTTGGAAGTAAGGAATTCTGCGAGAAGGCCTTTATGAAGTTCCTCGAGTGGCTGAATGGTTATGTTGAAAGTAAGGAGGAAGAGGAAATTGTGAGCAGGGTAAAGTACCTTATAATAGCGGGTGATGTTGTAGATGGTATTGGTGTTTATCCTGGCCAGTACTCTGACTTAATAATCCCAGATATATTTGATCAGTACGAGGCTCTTGCCAATCTATTGGCAAATGTTCCTGATCATATAACGATGTTCATTGGACCTGGAAATCACGATGCCGCCAGGCCAGCAATTCCTCAACCAGAGTTCTATGAGGAGTATGCAAAGCCTATATACAAGCTTAAGAACGCTGTAATAATAAGTAATCCTGCAGTAATAAGATTACATGGTAGGGACTTTCTAATAGCCCACGGTAGGGGCATTGAAGATGTTGTTGCAAATGTCCCTGGACTCACTCATCACAAACCTGGCCTACCAATGATTGAACTTCTTAAAATGAGACACCTGGCTCCAACCTTTGGAGAGAAAGTTCCAATAGCTCCCGATCCGGAGGATCTTCTTGTCATTGAAGATGTTCCCGACCTAGTTCAGATGGGCCATGTTCATGTTTATGATGCGGTAACATATAGGGGAGTCCAACTTGTGAATTCTGCGACGTGGCAGGCTCAGACAGAGTTTCAGAAGATGGTAAATATAGTCCCTACACCTGCAAAGGTTCCGGTTGTAGATGTCGAGAGTGCAAAAGTTGTTAAGGTTCTTGATTTTAGCAGGTGGTGCTGA